A single window of Candidatus Melainabacteria bacterium RIFOXYA2_FULL_32_9 DNA harbors:
- a CDS encoding 16S rRNA (cytidine(1402)-2'-O)-methyltransferase — translation MQNKGVLYICPTPIGNLEDITLRALRILKEVDFIACEDTRVTIKLLNHYNIATKLISYHKFSEKQKGEYIINLIKEGKNIALVSDAGTPLLSDPGFELVKLAYTNQIKVEPLPGPSALMTAISASYLEKPYFAFLGFLPRSKKEKESLLTKYQEINIVVYEAPSRLVKTLEELLDIFGNKTVTVARELTKIHEEIKRDTLENHIKYYTNKPPKGEITMIIEGEEKEKGFIEEAELFDKIKILIKEGYSSKDISKIISIFTPYSKSYIYDLVIKSLSG, via the coding sequence ATGCAAAATAAAGGTGTATTATATATTTGTCCAACTCCAATAGGAAACCTCGAAGATATTACTCTTCGGGCACTTCGTATTTTAAAAGAAGTTGATTTTATTGCATGTGAAGATACACGGGTAACAATAAAGCTTTTAAATCATTATAATATAGCGACAAAATTGATCAGTTATCATAAATTCAGCGAAAAACAAAAGGGTGAATATATAATTAACTTGATCAAAGAAGGGAAAAACATTGCTCTTGTATCAGACGCTGGAACCCCTTTATTGAGCGATCCTGGTTTTGAGCTGGTAAAACTTGCATATACTAATCAAATAAAAGTAGAGCCTTTACCAGGACCTTCTGCCCTTATGACAGCCATTTCTGCAAGTTATCTTGAGAAACCATATTTTGCTTTTCTTGGCTTTTTACCAAGAAGTAAAAAAGAAAAAGAGTCTTTATTAACCAAATATCAGGAAATCAATATTGTTGTATATGAAGCACCTTCAAGACTTGTAAAAACACTTGAAGAGTTATTAGATATATTTGGTAATAAAACTGTAACTGTTGCGAGAGAATTAACCAAGATCCATGAAGAAATTAAACGAGATACTTTAGAAAATCATATAAAATACTACACAAATAAGCCTCCTAAAGGGGAAATAACTATGATTATCGAGGGAGAAGAAAAAGAAAAAGGTTTTATTGAAGAGGCAGAGCTGTTTGATAAAATCAAAATCCTGATAAAAGAAGGTTATTCAAGTAAAGACATAAGCAAGATTATCTCAATTTTTACCCCTTATTCAAAAAGCTATATTTATGATCTGGTAATTAAGAGCCTGTCTGGCTGA
- a CDS encoding 1-deoxy-D-xylulose-5-phosphate reductoisomerase has product MKRKISILGSTGSIGKQALEVVDSLPEQFEIYGLAAGANIEILKEQINKYKPEAVSVKNEELADQLANQYKDIKILWGDEGLIEIAQNAENNTVLVAVAGLAGLYPTLAAINNNVDVALANKETLVAAGSIVMERAKKNNVKILPVDSEHSAIHQCIDGRISPEIRKLIVTGSGGPFRGKSFEEMDKATVEETLSHPRWSMGDKITVDSATLMNKGLEVIEAHWLFDIDYNNIDVVIHPQSIVHSAVEFLDGSVIAQLGIPSMHIPIQYALTYPERYKGLETGSLNLIEAAKLEFEAPDLTKFPCLKLAYEAGIKGGTYPAVLNAANEEAVYAFLNKKIKLTDIVKIVEKTLEAHINIENPDLKDIINSDTWAREFVKETF; this is encoded by the coding sequence ATGAAACGAAAAATTTCAATATTAGGTTCTACAGGTTCTATAGGAAAACAGGCTCTTGAAGTTGTGGATAGTCTTCCAGAACAATTCGAGATATATGGACTTGCAGCAGGAGCTAATATTGAAATTTTAAAAGAGCAAATAAATAAATATAAGCCTGAAGCTGTATCTGTAAAAAATGAAGAACTTGCTGATCAGCTTGCAAACCAATATAAAGATATAAAAATCCTGTGGGGAGATGAAGGCTTAATAGAAATAGCTCAAAATGCAGAAAATAATACTGTTTTAGTAGCTGTAGCCGGATTGGCTGGCTTATATCCTACTCTTGCTGCAATAAATAATAACGTTGATGTTGCTCTTGCTAATAAAGAAACTCTCGTTGCAGCAGGAAGCATAGTAATGGAGAGAGCAAAAAAAAATAATGTCAAAATATTACCTGTAGATAGCGAGCATTCAGCCATTCATCAATGTATAGACGGTAGAATTTCTCCTGAAATAAGAAAATTAATCGTTACAGGATCAGGAGGTCCTTTTAGAGGAAAATCTTTTGAAGAAATGGATAAAGCAACTGTGGAAGAAACTCTTTCACATCCAAGGTGGTCAATGGGCGATAAAATTACTGTAGATTCTGCTACGTTAATGAACAAAGGTCTTGAAGTAATAGAGGCTCACTGGTTATTTGATATAGATTATAATAATATCGATGTTGTGATTCATCCGCAAAGTATTGTCCACAGTGCTGTAGAGTTTTTAGACGGCAGCGTAATTGCACAGCTTGGTATCCCAAGTATGCATATTCCTATTCAATATGCTCTGACATATCCTGAAAGATATAAAGGACTTGAAACAGGAAGCTTAAACCTCATAGAAGCAGCTAAATTAGAATTCGAAGCACCTGATTTAACTAAGTTTCCTTGTTTAAAATTAGCTTATGAAGCCGGAATAAAAGGTGGTACTTATCCTGCTGTTTTAAATGCAGCTAATGAAGAAGCTGTTTATGCTTTTTTAAATAAGAAAATTAAGCTTACAGACATAGTTAAGATTGTAGAGAAAACTTTAGAAGCCCATATAAATATCGAGAATCCAGACCTAAAAGACATAATTAATTCTGACACCTGGGCAAGAGAGTTTGTAAAAGAAACATTTTGA